The following are encoded together in the Clostridium sp. BJN0013 genome:
- a CDS encoding S1C family serine protease produces the protein MKKDKNFVISLIITIIVICCGITLCFLIHKNISLKTSSNPSKLADIQDVVSIPKSKDLKTTIHENQKLVVSLEIEKSAGKVAGSGFLYNTKGDIITNAHVVEGASSITVKMSDTTTYKGILIGKSNVTDVALVRVDKLKGKTPMKISKTGNVDIGDEIIALGSPLGLQNTATIGIISGLNRDFNIENYEYKGAYQISAPISSGNSGGPLLNKATGEVIGINSAKSGNESIGFSIPITQVLPLVNTWANNPITYTTSSDNTDDSYTDEHLNLSTEDAAYLISYFYNNINSQDYVTAYSLLSSSWQESIPYDNFRKDYIETISVKIDTMTCGKLDNGNIQVSTIIQATQGTKSSPNVNTYNITYTVGYENNILKILSGKTNNTE, from the coding sequence ATGAAAAAAGATAAAAACTTTGTAATCTCTCTCATTATAACAATTATTGTTATATGTTGCGGGATAACATTATGTTTTTTAATACATAAAAATATAAGTCTTAAAACATCTTCAAATCCTTCTAAACTGGCAGATATACAAGATGTTGTAAGTATCCCTAAATCTAAAGACTTAAAGACAACAATACATGAAAATCAAAAACTGGTTGTATCTCTTGAAATAGAAAAAAGTGCTGGAAAAGTTGCAGGTTCTGGATTTTTATATAATACTAAAGGAGATATAATAACCAATGCCCATGTAGTAGAAGGAGCTTCTTCTATAACAGTAAAAATGTCTGATACTACTACCTATAAAGGTATTCTTATAGGTAAAAGTAACGTTACAGATGTGGCTTTGGTCCGAGTTGACAAATTAAAAGGAAAAACTCCTATGAAAATTTCAAAAACCGGCAATGTAGATATAGGAGATGAAATAATAGCGCTAGGAAGTCCTTTAGGTCTTCAAAACACAGCTACCATAGGTATAATAAGTGGTCTAAACAGAGATTTTAATATAGAAAATTATGAATATAAAGGAGCATATCAAATTTCTGCTCCTATATCCTCTGGCAACAGTGGTGGCCCTCTTTTAAATAAAGCTACAGGTGAAGTCATAGGTATAAATTCTGCAAAATCAGGAAATGAATCCATAGGTTTTAGTATACCAATAACTCAAGTTCTTCCTCTTGTAAATACTTGGGCTAATAATCCTATTACATATACAACTTCCTCCGATAATACAGATGACTCTTATACCGATGAACACTTAAACTTATCTACAGAAGATGCAGCTTACTTAATTTCCTATTTCTACAACAATATTAATTCACAAGATTATGTAACTGCCTATTCACTGCTGAGTTCCAGTTGGCAGGAAAGTATACCATATGATAATTTCAGAAAAGATTATATAGAAACCATATCTGTAAAAATAGATACTATGACCTGCGGTAAGCTAGATAATGGAAATATACAGGTATCTACCATAATACAGGCCACCCAGGGAACCAAATCAAGTCCCAATGTAAATACCTACAATATTACCTATACTGTAGGATATGAAAATAACATACTTAAAATTTTAAGTGGAAAAACCAATAACACTGAATGA